In Streptomyces sp. NBC_00433, a single genomic region encodes these proteins:
- a CDS encoding GPP34 family phosphoprotein produces MGKSRRTIPEELLLLALDPTTGTTAQPQSLDLGLAGAQLVELALAGRIAPDGDRIAVVHPRPTGDPTLDSALELLRRRGSPVRAVHWIGGPRLGLRQTYLAHLERCGMVHAVPGQMCGVLPTTRYQATDSAVSREIRSRLDSAIRTGVPPDPRTAALAALAHSVGLGKHLYPGNEGRSSRSRLRDLIRYDPMGGLVAHAVMDVQNGVAAQPKRPPAQAQRTVGHGAMARAGAR; encoded by the coding sequence ATGGGCAAGAGCCGCAGAACAATTCCGGAAGAGCTGTTGCTGCTCGCCCTGGACCCGACGACCGGGACCACGGCGCAGCCGCAATCACTCGACCTCGGCCTCGCCGGAGCACAGCTCGTCGAGCTGGCCCTGGCAGGACGGATAGCCCCTGACGGGGATCGTATCGCCGTGGTGCATCCACGGCCGACCGGAGATCCGACTCTGGACTCCGCCCTGGAGCTGCTGCGCCGTCGTGGCAGCCCGGTGCGGGCGGTCCACTGGATCGGCGGGCCCCGACTGGGGCTGCGCCAGACGTATCTCGCGCACCTGGAGCGGTGCGGCATGGTGCATGCCGTGCCGGGTCAGATGTGCGGGGTACTGCCGACCACTCGGTATCAGGCGACCGACAGCGCGGTCAGCCGGGAGATCAGATCCCGGCTGGACAGTGCGATCCGTACCGGCGTGCCGCCGGACCCGCGGACCGCCGCGCTCGCCGCGCTCGCCCATTCCGTGGGCCTCGGCAAGCATCTGTACCCGGGCAACGAAGGCCGGTCGTCACGATCGCGCCTGCGGGACCTGATCAGGTACGACCCGATGGGCGGACTCGTCGCGCACGCCGTGATGGACGTGCAGAACGGCGTGGCCGCACAGCCCAAGCGCCCACCCGCCCAAGCACAGCGCACGGTGGGTCACGGCGCGATGGCCAGGGCCGGTGCCCGCTGA
- a CDS encoding ADP-ribosylglycohydrolase family protein has translation MTAVWGRAQQQDFRSRVRGCLLGGAIGDALGAGIEFESLEAIQGNHGPDGVTDYVTAYGRRGAVTDDTQMTLFTVEGLIRAQVRRDTGAWHPPTDIHRAYRRWAATQSEWGPDERRKDAGWLAREEWLYARRAPGNACLSGLSDDRMGTLEEPKNPGSKGCGTVMRSAPFGLLVGWEPQLVFQLAVECAAQTHGHPTGQLAAGAFAVIIHGLARGEALDGSVQHALALLGARPGHQETTDALQSALGAVRQGMPSPQRVEALGEGWTAEESLAIGVYCALVAEDVRHGLLLAVNHSGDSDSTGSICGNLLGVQHGETALPPAWIAELEGRATILQLADDFAMEMTQAPALHGPAGASPAWLDRYPAA, from the coding sequence TTGACCGCTGTCTGGGGACGCGCGCAGCAGCAGGACTTCCGCAGCCGCGTCCGTGGCTGTCTGCTCGGCGGGGCGATCGGCGACGCGCTCGGCGCGGGGATCGAGTTCGAGTCCCTCGAAGCGATCCAGGGCAACCACGGACCTGACGGGGTCACCGACTACGTCACCGCCTACGGTCGGCGCGGCGCGGTCACCGACGACACGCAGATGACGCTTTTCACCGTCGAGGGCCTGATACGCGCGCAGGTGCGCCGCGACACCGGCGCCTGGCACCCGCCCACCGACATCCACCGCGCGTACCGCCGCTGGGCGGCCACGCAGAGCGAGTGGGGCCCCGACGAGCGCCGCAAGGACGCGGGATGGCTCGCCCGCGAGGAGTGGCTCTACGCGCGGAGGGCGCCCGGCAACGCGTGCCTGAGCGGATTGTCGGACGACCGGATGGGCACCCTGGAGGAGCCGAAGAACCCCGGCTCCAAGGGCTGCGGCACGGTGATGCGCTCGGCGCCCTTCGGGCTGCTGGTCGGCTGGGAGCCGCAGCTGGTCTTCCAGCTCGCCGTGGAGTGCGCCGCGCAGACCCACGGCCACCCCACCGGCCAGCTGGCCGCAGGCGCCTTCGCCGTCATCATCCACGGGCTCGCCCGCGGCGAGGCGCTCGACGGCTCCGTCCAGCACGCCCTGGCCCTGCTGGGCGCGCGCCCCGGCCACCAGGAGACCACCGACGCGCTGCAGAGCGCGCTGGGCGCCGTCCGGCAGGGCATGCCGTCGCCGCAGCGCGTCGAGGCGCTGGGGGAGGGCTGGACCGCGGAGGAGTCGCTGGCGATCGGCGTCTACTGCGCCCTGGTCGCCGAGGACGTACGGCACGGGCTGCTGCTGGCCGTCAACCACTCGGGCGACAGCGACTCCACGGGGTCGATCTGCGGGAATCTGCTCGGCGTCCAGCACGGCGAGACTGCGCTGCCGCCGGCCTGGATAGCGGAGCTCGAAGGCCGTGCGACCATCCTCCAGCTCGCGGACGACTTCGCCATGGAGATGACGCAGGCGCCCGCCCTCCACGGCCCGGCGGGCGCCAGCCCCGCCTGGCTCGACCGCTACCCCGCCGCCTAG
- a CDS encoding DUF397 domain-containing protein: MAIKLGSTPAWRKSSRSTGNGACVEVKSPAVAAVVVRDSKDPQGPVLTFSPEAWSAFVSDVDHGTYDLR, translated from the coding sequence ATGGCAATCAAGCTGGGCAGCACCCCCGCGTGGCGGAAGTCCTCGCGGTCCACCGGAAACGGCGCCTGTGTTGAAGTGAAGTCCCCGGCTGTCGCGGCCGTCGTGGTCCGCGACTCCAAGGACCCGCAGGGTCCGGTGCTCACCTTTTCCCCCGAAGCGTGGTCGGCCTTCGTCTCCGACGTGGACCACGGCACGTACGACCTGCGCTGA
- a CDS encoding winged helix DNA-binding domain-containing protein has protein sequence MAQALRFSTEARRARAVARLGARAGGVGDVVERLVAVHATDPVTVYLAVAARLGDPAGAVPAVERELYAQPPGLTRMLAMRRTMFVVPRAFAPEVYAAAGRGIAAKERKGLLAFLADGGGWDAAWLDDVEAEVAAVLAAHPESSGAELSRLVPRLREQVVVARGKPYEAKQNVASRIIRTMAAEGRIERRKPAGSWTSGQFRWAKAEPLPEVPAEPARAAVAKAWLGAYGPGSEADLKWWTGWTLGETRKALGAVGAQAVVLDDGATAYVLPGDADPSDAPAGPPAAQLLPALDPAPMGWQDRAWFLPDSYGELFDRTGNIGPTVWWEGEVIGGWAQRADGSVVWRRLADRGAAADAAVGEAAHALGALLGSARVTPRFRTPLERALSA, from the coding sequence ATGGCACAGGCACTGCGGTTTTCGACGGAGGCACGGCGGGCACGGGCAGTGGCGCGGCTCGGGGCGCGGGCAGGCGGGGTCGGCGACGTGGTGGAGCGGCTGGTCGCCGTCCACGCGACGGATCCGGTGACGGTGTACCTCGCCGTCGCCGCCCGGCTGGGCGACCCTGCCGGCGCCGTCCCCGCCGTGGAGCGGGAGCTGTACGCGCAGCCTCCGGGGCTCACCCGGATGCTCGCGATGCGCCGCACGATGTTCGTCGTCCCACGCGCTTTCGCGCCCGAGGTCTACGCCGCCGCAGGGCGCGGCATCGCGGCCAAGGAGCGCAAGGGCCTGCTCGCTTTCCTCGCGGACGGCGGCGGCTGGGACGCCGCGTGGCTCGACGACGTCGAGGCCGAGGTCGCCGCGGTACTGGCCGCGCACCCGGAGAGCAGCGGCGCAGAACTGTCCCGGCTCGTACCGCGGCTGCGCGAACAGGTCGTCGTCGCCCGGGGCAAGCCGTACGAGGCCAAGCAGAACGTCGCGAGCCGGATCATCCGCACGATGGCCGCGGAGGGACGGATCGAGCGGCGCAAGCCCGCCGGGTCCTGGACCAGCGGGCAATTCCGCTGGGCGAAGGCCGAACCGCTGCCGGAGGTCCCCGCGGAGCCCGCGCGGGCCGCGGTCGCGAAGGCCTGGCTGGGGGCGTACGGGCCCGGCAGCGAGGCCGACCTCAAGTGGTGGACGGGCTGGACCCTGGGCGAGACCCGCAAGGCGCTCGGGGCGGTCGGGGCCCAGGCGGTCGTCCTGGACGACGGCGCCACCGCATACGTCCTCCCGGGCGACGCCGACCCGTCCGACGCGCCCGCGGGGCCGCCCGCGGCCCAACTGCTCCCCGCTCTCGACCCCGCTCCCATGGGGTGGCAGGACCGCGCCTGGTTCCTCCCGGACTCCTACGGCGAACTCTTCGACCGCACCGGCAACATCGGGCCCACGGTGTGGTGGGAGGGCGAGGTCATCGGGGGGTGGGCGCAGCGCGCCGACGGCTCCGTGGTCTGGCGGCGGCTCGCCGACCGCGGCGCGGCGGCTGACGCGGCGGTCGGCGAGGCCGCGCATGCGCTTGGCGCGCTGCTGGGGTCTGCGCGGGTGACGCCGCGCTTTCGCACTCCGCTGGAGCGGGCGCTCAGCGCGTAG
- a CDS encoding CehA/McbA family metallohydrolase encodes MDRRDVLKLSAVAGATSVMTLAPVDFAAADSGSSPSGPVGQGGDLTRTVTGHLPTGVADFVYLPVEVPRGIRQIAVSYTYDRPAVPAGTLGNACDIGVFDQHGTALGGRGFRGWSGGARTEFAISAEEATPGYLAGPVSAGTWYVVLGPYTVAPQGLDYSVTVTLTAGKAGRTPKPDYPPEQVAGRGRGWYRGDCHLHTVHSDGKRTLEQLAALARAAKLDFINSSDHNTSSAHPFLGPLAGDDLLIMTGEEVTTRNGHYLAIGLDGGEFVDWRYRARDDAFDSFARQIRRAGGIVVPAHPYGTSLASQWKFGYDNVDAIEVWNGPWTADDEVSLLTWDNLLTGAVRRGDGHWVPAMGNSDAHRDPDVVGLPQTVVLADGLNRHALQAGIRAGRSWIAENSGVQLSFTASGPHGEHAGIGDRLPVAPDSAVTVALTVSGVPADSLLRLVSDEGQVLAAALPASGTVSWQTTASLAAYIRAEVRHPAPAGTPAGVPGPAAAITNPIWLGRD; translated from the coding sequence ATGGACCGACGCGATGTACTGAAGCTCTCTGCCGTGGCAGGAGCGACCAGCGTGATGACGCTGGCACCCGTGGACTTCGCCGCAGCCGACTCCGGCTCCTCCCCGTCCGGGCCGGTGGGACAGGGCGGCGACCTGACGAGGACCGTCACCGGCCATCTCCCCACCGGCGTGGCCGACTTCGTGTACCTGCCGGTCGAGGTGCCGCGCGGGATCCGGCAGATCGCCGTGTCGTACACCTATGACCGGCCTGCCGTGCCGGCCGGCACCCTCGGCAACGCGTGCGACATCGGCGTCTTCGACCAGCACGGCACGGCCCTCGGCGGGCGCGGCTTCCGCGGCTGGTCGGGCGGGGCGCGTACCGAGTTCGCGATCAGCGCGGAGGAGGCCACGCCCGGCTACCTGGCCGGGCCGGTCTCGGCGGGCACCTGGTACGTCGTCCTCGGGCCGTACACGGTGGCGCCGCAGGGCCTGGACTACTCGGTGACCGTCACCCTCACGGCCGGCAAGGCGGGCCGCACCCCGAAGCCCGACTACCCGCCGGAGCAGGTCGCCGGGCGCGGGCGCGGCTGGTACCGCGGCGACTGCCACCTGCACACCGTGCACTCCGACGGCAAGCGCACCCTGGAGCAGCTGGCGGCGCTGGCGCGGGCGGCGAAGCTGGACTTCATCAACTCCAGCGACCACAACACCAGCTCCGCGCACCCCTTCCTCGGCCCGCTGGCGGGCGATGATCTGCTGATCATGACCGGCGAGGAGGTGACCACCCGCAACGGCCACTACCTGGCGATCGGCCTGGACGGCGGCGAGTTCGTCGACTGGCGCTACCGGGCGCGCGACGACGCCTTCGACTCCTTCGCCCGGCAGATCCGCCGTGCGGGCGGCATCGTGGTGCCGGCCCACCCGTACGGCACGAGCCTGGCCAGCCAGTGGAAGTTCGGCTACGACAACGTCGACGCCATCGAGGTCTGGAACGGCCCCTGGACCGCCGACGACGAGGTGTCCCTGCTGACCTGGGACAACCTGCTGACCGGCGCGGTCCGCCGCGGCGACGGCCACTGGGTCCCGGCGATGGGCAATTCCGACGCCCACCGCGACCCCGACGTCGTCGGCCTCCCGCAGACCGTCGTCCTGGCCGACGGCCTCAACCGGCACGCCCTCCAGGCGGGCATCAGGGCCGGCCGCTCCTGGATCGCGGAGAATTCCGGCGTCCAGCTCTCCTTCACCGCGTCGGGTCCGCACGGCGAGCACGCGGGTATCGGCGACCGGCTGCCGGTCGCGCCCGACTCCGCGGTGACGGTGGCCCTGACCGTCTCCGGCGTCCCCGCCGACTCGCTGCTGCGCCTGGTCTCCGACGAGGGCCAGGTCCTCGCGGCGGCGCTGCCCGCGTCGGGCACGGTCAGCTGGCAGACCACCGCCTCGCTCGCCGCGTACATCCGCGCCGAGGTCCGCCACCCGGCGCCCGCGGGCACCCCGGCCGGCGTCCCGGGCCCGGCCGCGGCGATCACCAACCCGATCTGGCTCGGCCGCGACTAG
- a CDS encoding bifunctional FO biosynthesis protein CofGH, producing the protein MSTPQPTANAMRRALHRAAEGVALDTGEAAVLLQARGGDLVRLAATAARVRDAGLEAVGRPGVITYSRKVFIPLTRLCRDTCHYCTFVTVPGRLRRDGHGMYLSPDEVLDIARRGAEAGCKEALFTLGDRPEDRWPEAREWLDAHGYDDTLAYVRAMSIRVLEETGLLPHLNPGVLSWTDLQRLKPVAPSMGMMLETTATRLWSERGGPHYGSPDKEPAVRLRVIEDAGRSNVPFTTGILIGIGETYEERAESLFAIRRTARRYHGVQEVIIQNFRAKPDTAMRGMPDAELEELAAAIAVARVVLGPSARIQAPPNLVDGEYARFIEAGIDDWGGVSPLTPDHVNPERPWPQIDDLAARTAEAGFALRERLTIYPEFVLRGEPWLDPRLVPHVRALADPDTGLAREDAVVEGRPWQEPDEAFPAAGGRTDLHRTIDTEGRTADRRDDYDEVYGDWDELREQAAPGMVPDRVDADVRKALSVAADDPTKLTDAEALALLHADGPALDALCRIADDLRRDVVGDEVTYIVTRNINFTNVCYTGCRFCAFAQRRTDADAYTLSLDQVADRVEQAWEVGATEVCMQGGIHPDLPGSAYFDIARAVKARVPGMHMHAFSPMEVVNGATRTGMSIRDWLAAAKEAGLDSIPGTAAEILDDEVRWVLTKGKLPTATWVEVVSTAHELGIRSSSTMMYGHVDQPHHWLGHLRLLAEIQQRTGGFTEFVTLPFIHTNAPVYLAGIARPGPTARDNRAVTAMARLLLHPHITNIQTSWVKLGADGAAEMLRSGANDLGGTLMEETISRMAGSGYGSYRSIRDLEAIAEAAGRPARQRTTLYGEVPAERIAAGLASDGHLPELLPVLGD; encoded by the coding sequence ATGAGTACGCCGCAGCCCACCGCCAACGCCATGCGCCGCGCCCTGCACCGCGCCGCGGAAGGTGTCGCCCTCGACACGGGCGAGGCCGCCGTGCTGCTGCAGGCCCGCGGCGGCGACCTGGTGCGGCTGGCCGCGACCGCGGCCCGCGTGCGGGACGCGGGGCTGGAGGCGGTCGGCCGGCCCGGTGTCATCACGTATTCGCGGAAGGTCTTCATACCGCTGACGCGGCTGTGCCGGGACACCTGCCATTACTGCACCTTCGTGACGGTGCCAGGCAGGCTGCGCCGGGACGGCCACGGCATGTACCTGTCGCCGGACGAGGTGCTCGACATCGCCAGGCGCGGCGCGGAAGCGGGCTGCAAGGAGGCGCTGTTCACCCTCGGGGACCGCCCGGAGGACCGCTGGCCCGAGGCGCGGGAATGGCTGGACGCGCACGGTTACGACGACACCCTGGCGTATGTGCGCGCGATGTCGATCCGGGTGCTGGAGGAGACCGGGCTGCTGCCGCACCTCAACCCGGGGGTGCTGTCGTGGACGGATCTGCAGCGGCTCAAGCCGGTCGCGCCGTCGATGGGCATGATGCTGGAGACGACCGCGACCCGGCTGTGGTCCGAGCGCGGCGGCCCGCACTACGGCTCGCCCGACAAGGAGCCCGCGGTGCGGCTGCGGGTCATCGAGGACGCAGGCCGCTCCAACGTGCCGTTCACGACCGGCATCCTGATCGGCATCGGGGAGACCTACGAGGAGCGCGCCGAGTCGCTGTTCGCGATCCGCCGCACCGCCCGGCGCTATCACGGCGTCCAGGAAGTGATCATCCAGAACTTCCGGGCCAAGCCGGACACCGCGATGCGCGGCATGCCCGACGCGGAGCTGGAAGAGCTGGCCGCGGCCATCGCCGTGGCACGGGTGGTGCTCGGCCCGTCGGCCCGTATCCAGGCGCCGCCGAATCTCGTGGACGGCGAATACGCCCGCTTCATCGAGGCCGGCATCGACGACTGGGGCGGCGTCTCCCCGCTGACCCCCGACCACGTCAATCCCGAGCGCCCCTGGCCGCAGATCGACGACCTGGCGGCGCGCACAGCGGAGGCCGGCTTCGCCCTGCGGGAAAGGCTCACCATCTACCCGGAGTTCGTGCTGCGCGGCGAGCCCTGGCTCGACCCGCGCCTGGTCCCGCACGTCCGGGCGCTGGCCGATCCGGACACCGGGCTCGCGCGGGAGGACGCCGTGGTCGAGGGCCGGCCGTGGCAGGAGCCCGACGAGGCCTTCCCCGCCGCCGGCGGGCGTACGGACCTGCACCGCACCATCGACACCGAGGGCCGCACCGCCGACCGCAGGGACGACTACGACGAGGTCTACGGCGACTGGGACGAGCTGCGCGAGCAGGCCGCGCCGGGCATGGTGCCCGACCGGGTGGACGCCGACGTCCGCAAGGCGCTGTCCGTCGCCGCGGACGACCCGACGAAGCTCACCGACGCCGAAGCGCTCGCCCTGCTGCACGCGGACGGCCCGGCGCTGGACGCGCTGTGCCGGATCGCGGACGACCTGCGCAGGGACGTCGTCGGCGACGAGGTCACGTACATCGTGACGCGGAACATCAACTTCACCAACGTCTGCTACACCGGGTGCCGTTTCTGCGCCTTCGCGCAGCGCCGCACCGACGCCGACGCGTACACCCTCTCGCTCGACCAGGTCGCCGACCGCGTCGAGCAGGCCTGGGAGGTCGGCGCGACCGAGGTGTGCATGCAGGGCGGCATCCACCCCGACCTGCCGGGCAGCGCCTACTTCGACATCGCTCGGGCGGTCAAGGCCCGCGTCCCCGGCATGCACATGCATGCGTTCTCGCCGATGGAGGTCGTCAACGGCGCCACCCGCACCGGGATGTCGATCCGCGACTGGCTGGCCGCCGCCAAGGAGGCGGGCCTCGACTCGATCCCCGGCACGGCGGCCGAGATCCTCGACGACGAGGTGCGCTGGGTCCTGACCAAGGGCAAACTGCCCACCGCCACCTGGGTCGAGGTCGTCAGCACCGCCCACGAGCTGGGCATCCGCTCGTCGTCCACCATGATGTACGGGCATGTGGACCAGCCCCACCACTGGCTCGGCCATCTGCGGCTGCTGGCCGAGATCCAGCAGCGCACCGGCGGCTTCACCGAGTTCGTGACGCTGCCCTTCATCCACACCAACGCGCCGGTCTATCTCGCCGGCATCGCCCGCCCCGGGCCGACCGCCCGCGACAACCGGGCCGTCACCGCGATGGCCAGGCTGCTGCTGCACCCGCACATCACCAACATCCAGACCAGCTGGGTGAAGCTGGGCGCGGACGGCGCGGCCGAAATGCTCCGTTCGGGTGCCAACGATCTCGGCGGCACCTTGATGGAGGAGACCATCTCCCGCATGGCGGGCTCCGGCTACGGCTCCTACCGGTCGATCCGCGACCTGGAGGCCATCGCGGAGGCGGCCGGGCGCCCCGCCAGGCAGCGCACCACGCTGTACGGCGAAGTGCCCGCCGAGCGCATCGCGGCCGGCCTCGCGTCCGACGGCCACCTGCCGGAGCTGCTGCCGGTGCTGGGGGACTGA
- a CDS encoding helix-turn-helix transcriptional regulator, whose protein sequence is MVANVNPTVRRRRLGSELRKLREEKGMTAEEVAARLLVSQSKISRLENGRRSISQRDVRDLCGVYGVEDVRIVESLMQMAKESRQQGWWHAFGDIPYSVYIGLETEAASLRVFEPQVVPGLLQTPGYAAAMIAGNLPEATPEQVEKRVSVRMRRQERITDPDGPLRMWAVVDEAALCRKVGDAGIMREQLTHLVDLSHLPHVTVQVLPFEAGAHPGLSGQFAVLEFTDATDATVVYLEGVNSDLYLEKDTDVQAYSVMYEHLRAQALSAEATRQFIGEAAQRYV, encoded by the coding sequence GTGGTCGCCAACGTCAACCCCACCGTCAGGCGCCGCCGTCTGGGGTCGGAGCTTCGCAAGCTCCGCGAGGAGAAGGGGATGACGGCCGAGGAGGTCGCGGCCCGGCTCCTGGTCTCCCAGTCCAAGATCAGCCGCCTGGAGAACGGCCGCCGCAGTATCAGTCAGCGCGATGTCCGTGATCTGTGCGGGGTGTACGGCGTCGAGGACGTCCGTATCGTCGAGTCGCTGATGCAGATGGCCAAGGAGTCCCGCCAGCAGGGCTGGTGGCACGCCTTCGGCGACATCCCTTACAGCGTCTACATCGGCCTGGAGACCGAGGCGGCGAGCCTGCGGGTCTTCGAACCCCAGGTGGTGCCCGGCCTGTTGCAGACCCCGGGATATGCCGCGGCGATGATCGCCGGCAATCTGCCGGAGGCGACGCCGGAGCAGGTCGAGAAGCGGGTCAGCGTCCGGATGCGCCGGCAGGAACGTATCACCGACCCCGACGGGCCGCTGCGGATGTGGGCGGTGGTGGACGAGGCGGCGCTGTGCCGCAAGGTCGGCGACGCCGGGATCATGCGCGAACAGCTCACGCACCTGGTGGACTTGAGCCATCTGCCGCACGTGACCGTCCAGGTGCTGCCCTTCGAGGCGGGCGCGCACCCGGGGCTGAGCGGGCAGTTCGCGGTGCTGGAGTTCACCGACGCCACCGACGCGACGGTGGTCTACCTGGAGGGCGTGAACAGCGACCTGTACCTGGAGAAGGACACCGATGTGCAGGCGTACAGCGTGATGTACGAGCACCTGCGGGCCCAGGCGCTGAGCGCGGAGGCCACCCGGCAGTTCATCGGCGAGGCGGCGCAGCGGTACGTCTGA
- a CDS encoding PLP-dependent aminotransferase family protein produces the protein MTTPAAAAAAPPALAARARDVAASPVREILALTARPEVISFAGGLPAPELFDADGIRAAYDRVLAERAATVLQYSTTEGDPALRAAVAGRLTRRGLATDAGGILVTGGSQQGLALLATVLLEPGDVVLVESPTYLAALQCFGFAGARVVPVPTDEDGVLPDALEELVLRERPKLLYLIPDFQNPTGRTLATERRRAVAEVAGRHGLWIAEDDPYGELRFEGDRRPWITSYEAAADRTVLLGSLSKVMSPGMRLGWLRAPAALLRPCVIAKQAADLHTSTVDQAAAARYLADNDLDAHLVRVRTAYRARRDALLAGLPAALPAGSTWNRPEGGMFLWVRLPAGHDATALLRSAITYDVAYVPGAPFYAADAEPATLRMSFTTHTPEEIAEGLRRLALTFR, from the coding sequence ATGACGACGCCCGCCGCAGCAGCCGCCGCACCGCCCGCACTCGCCGCCCGCGCACGGGACGTCGCCGCCTCGCCGGTACGGGAGATCCTGGCGCTGACCGCACGGCCCGAGGTGATCTCCTTCGCCGGCGGGCTGCCCGCGCCCGAGCTCTTCGACGCCGACGGCATCAGGGCGGCGTACGACCGGGTACTGGCCGAGCGGGCCGCCACCGTGCTGCAGTATTCGACCACCGAGGGCGATCCCGCGCTGCGGGCCGCGGTGGCCGGCCGGCTGACCCGCCGGGGGCTCGCCACCGACGCGGGCGGCATCCTGGTGACGGGCGGTTCGCAGCAGGGCCTCGCGCTGCTGGCGACGGTGCTGCTGGAGCCGGGCGACGTGGTGCTGGTGGAGAGTCCGACGTATCTGGCGGCATTGCAGTGCTTCGGCTTCGCGGGCGCCCGGGTCGTGCCGGTGCCGACCGACGAGGACGGGGTGCTGCCGGACGCGCTGGAGGAGCTGGTGCTGCGCGAGCGCCCCAAACTGCTCTACCTGATCCCCGACTTCCAGAACCCCACCGGCCGCACACTGGCCACCGAGCGCCGCCGCGCGGTCGCCGAGGTGGCGGGGCGGCACGGGCTGTGGATCGCCGAGGACGACCCCTACGGGGAACTGCGCTTCGAGGGCGACCGCCGGCCGTGGATCACCTCCTACGAGGCCGCCGCGGACCGCACGGTGCTGCTGGGCAGCCTCTCGAAGGTGATGTCGCCCGGGATGCGGCTGGGCTGGCTGCGGGCGCCCGCGGCGCTGCTGCGGCCCTGCGTGATCGCCAAGCAGGCGGCGGATCTGCACACCTCGACGGTGGACCAGGCGGCCGCGGCCCGCTACCTCGCGGACAACGACCTGGACGCGCATCTGGTCCGGGTGCGTACCGCCTACCGGGCCCGCCGTGACGCGCTGCTCGCCGGGCTGCCCGCGGCGCTGCCGGCCGGCAGCACATGGAACCGGCCGGAGGGCGGGATGTTCCTCTGGGTACGGCTGCCCGCGGGCCATGACGCCACCGCGCTACTGCGTAGCGCGATCACTTACGACGTCGCCTATGTGCCGGGCGCCCCGTTCTACGCCGCGGACGCCGAACCGGCGACGCTGCGGATGTCCTTCACCACGCATACGCCCGAGGAGATCGCCGAGGGGCTGCGCCGTCTCGCGCTGACCTTCCGCTGA